The genomic region CATAACAACTCAGTAGATTGTCCAAACGCGCAGAGGTGATAAACTCTTCGTTCACTCCGACAAAAGAGCCTTTTTGGGAATCGTAAAAACTGAGCTCATGGGCCAACAAAGTCAACCCAGTGGTGTCTTCTCGAATTTGAGTGAGGATGAATTGCTCGAAATCGATTTCTCCGGTCGCAATGATCGGAACGATATCGGTTTGTGCGTTGACCGTACGTGACGTATTCGCATCACGATCGAGGTGAATCGCCAGTGAAGGGATAACAGCGATAGGAGAAGCGATGTTGATAAGCGCTTCACGTCGTACATCCCCCTCCAGATACACCACACGCCCCGCCAATGAGAGATCCCGGTCAAACCACGGATTGAGCAATACTCCGCCGTAAGGCTCAACGCCGAGCCGTTTAACACCTGCTACACTCGTCAGAGGATTCGGTTTGAGACGCAGATGAGGCGAGTCGGTATGCGCACCGACAATGGTGTACCCTTTTTCGGCACACGGAGGATAGGTGAATGCGATAATCGAAGAATCGTTGCGAGTAACGTAATAATCCTTATCCTCTTCGAGGTTCCAAACCTGATCTTCTTCGAGTCGGATAAAGCCATGACACTCCAACATCTTTGCCAGCCATGCTACCGCATGAAACGGAGTCGGGGAAGCATCGATAAATTGGATCAGTTCTTCGTTAAATTCGCGCATTATAATTCCTTGATAAGTGATTATTCTCCATAATGGCTCCACATCCGCAAAATTCTCACCGTCTTCGTCTCTTCGATCACCTGATACACCAAACGGTGCTTGATATTGATACGACGAGAATAGGCTCCGCTGAGATTTCCGACGAGCTTTTCATAACTCGGAGGCGTTTGGAACGGATTGCATTTGATTATCTCGATCAGCTCTTTTGCCTTATCGGCTAATCCTGCCGCAGAGAGGTTTTTTGCATCTTTTTGAGCCTCTTTGCTGTAGAGGATTTTGTACTCTACCATTCGACCGTTTCGCTAAATTCGCTGTCGGGGGCATTCATGGCTTCGGTAATGGATTGTGCCATGTTTGGGATAGAGGTGAGATATAACGTCTCTTCTATCGCTTTCCAGTCCTCTTGAGAGACCATAACGGCGTTATGGCGTTTACCTGTGATAATGATCGGTTCGTGGCTCTGTGCCGTCTCGTCGATGAGATTATAGATGTCAGATCGAGCTTGAGAGGCAGTTATAACTTTTGTCATAGGTGCTCCTTATAAACAAATCGTACCGAAAAGCGTACGTTTTGTCAAACCCATATTTTATGAAATAATACTTACATTACTATGATGAGTTGGAACATAGTATCGTTTTTGTAAATTTTTTCTTATATCATCCCATTCTAATAAAATTGGTATCGTTTCAACATTTTTATTGTTTTCCAATTGGATGATCGATAAGGAAACTGTATTTACATTATATTGTTTTTGATAACGAGTATGCATTAATTCTAAATTGTTTCTGGCATTATCAATAGTAGATGACACCAAGTCTCTTATTTTAGAATGTATTACACCAATTGAATCAATATAGTTTCGTATATATTCTTTAAGATCAATTTCATTAGTCATTTCATCTAAAACACTTGCTTTAAATTTTGCATCTAATAAATCTTTTTGGGCATAAATATCTATATACATTTCCCTTTTAGATTTATCTTCTTTCCACCGACCAGCTAATGATAATCGATGTACAGCCATACCTGAATGCTGAAGATAATTTCTAAATGCTTCCATAAATCTATAATGAATTTTTTCATCATATTCTTGATATTTATAAGATTTAACTAATTCTTTGATTTTTTTATCATTGAATATCTCACTTACATGTGTCTCTAAACTATCTATATACAATCTTGTAGAAGTTAAAATATTTATTATTTTTGTATTTAATTCTGATTTAAACTCATAAAACTCTTGATAATACCCACCTCTATTAATTTCATTCAAGAGAGAAATATTTAAAACACTTTTCTCAAAATCCGAATAATTATTAATGATGATATGATATTTTTCTTCAATTGAAAACATTTCAGAAAGTTTGATTTTTGATTCTTTACATTCTAAATACTCAATTTCTGACAAAACTATTTCCTCAGAACAATCAAAAGCATTTGTTCTAAGAACATATTGTGTATTCATTAAAATTCCTAATACTTAAACCACATCCACATCTTCCAACGCACTTAACTCTTCTATCACCTTATTATCAACCCGTATCGCCGAATCAATCACAACGTCACACAGTTTTGAGACAATCGTGAGTTTGATCGGGCGACGTCCCGGATGACGTCGGATCAGGGTGTAGAGCTTTTCGAGTGATTCGAGGTTTTCACTGAGACGGATGCGGAGCAGCAACGGTTCCTGCGGTGCTTCGACGATCTTCGTCTCTACTTTTTTCGCCTCTTTTTTCGCTTCGGCGAGGGTCATGATTTTGGTTACGCTGATGCGGGTAAACATTTCGGTGTGGGTCACCTTGACCTTGAACGCGATCGGTTCGTCCAAGTCCATTTTCTCCAGCTCTTCGAGTTTGTCGCTAAAGAGCATCACCTCGATATTTCCGTGGAAGTCCATGAGGCTGACCAGTCCGAACTGTGACCCTTTTTTCGACATTTTTTTGGTGATCTCTTCGACTTTTCCGATAAATATGGCACTCGAACCGTCTTCGATATTTTCAACCTCGGAAGAGAGAGTATAGTTGATGGCATCGATTTGATCGCGGAAATTATCGAGAGGATGACCAGAGACGTAAAAGCCGAGGGTGTCTTTCTCGAAATCAAGGAGCGTTTTAAGATCAAATTCGTCCATATTTTTGAGGGTTAGCTCAACCGCCGTCACCTCTTCATCATCTCCAAAAAGGCTGAATTGGGCATCTTTTTTCAAAGATGAGCCTTTTTTTGCCGTCTCTACGAGAGTTTCAACCTGTTCTAGGAGCGCACGGCGAGAATATCCGAAATGGTCCAGCCCCCCCGCTTTGATGATACACTCGATCACCCGTTTGTTCACTTTTTGTGGCTCGATGCGGTTGATGAAATCCTGAATATCTTTGAACTCACCTTCGGCACGTGCTTCGAGGATCGATTCGACTGCCGCTTCACCGACCCCTTTGATCGCTCCGAGACCGAAGAGAATCTGATCCTGTCCGTCTTTATTGATCGCGGAGAATTCGAGCTGTGAGTGGTTGATATCGGGAGCACCGAGGAAGATTTTCATCCGTTTGGCTTCATCGATGTATTTGACGACTTTATCGGTATTGTCTTTCTCTGATGTGAGGAGAGCCGCCATAAACTCTTGCGGATAGTAAGTTTTGAGCCATGCGGTTTGGAACGTGACCATCGCGTACGCCGCCGAGTGGGATTTATTGAATCCGTAGCCGGCGAATTTCTCGATCAGGTCAAAGAGTTCCGAAGCTTTTTTATAATCCAGCCCCTGTTTCTGTGCCCCCTCAGAGAACTCTTTGTTGTACTTTTGCATCTCTTCGATTTTCTTTTTCCCCATCGCACGACGAACGATATCCGCCCCGCCGAGGCTGAAGCCACCGACCGTTTGTACGATCTGCATGACCTGCTCTTGGTATACGATAACCCCATAAGTCGGTTTGAGGATCGGTTCCATCGACGGGAAGGTATAGCTGATCGCCTGACGACCGTGTTTACGTTCGATAAAGTCATCGAGCATTCCCGATTCCATCGGCCCCGGACGATAGAGGGCAAGTACCGCAATCAAATCCTCAAACAAACTCGGTTTAAGACGGCGATTTAGATCCTGCATCCCCGAGCTCTCAATCTGGAACATCCCGATCGTGTCGCCGCTTTGGATGATCTCGTATACTTTCGGGTCATTCTCATCGATTTTATGCCAGTTAACATCCACGTCATAACGCTTTTTGATCAGTTTGATCGCGTTATCGATAACATCGAGCGTTTTAAGTCCCAAGAAGTCGAATTTAATCAAATCGATATCTTCGAG from Sulfuricurvum sp. harbors:
- a CDS encoding M18 family aminopeptidase: MREFNEELIQFIDASPTPFHAVAWLAKMLECHGFIRLEEDQVWNLEEDKDYYVTRNDSSIIAFTYPPCAEKGYTIVGAHTDSPHLRLKPNPLTSVAGVKRLGVEPYGGVLLNPWFDRDLSLAGRVVYLEGDVRREALINIASPIAVIPSLAIHLDRDANTSRTVNAQTDIVPIIATGEIDFEQFILTQIREDTTGLTLLAHELSFYDSQKGSFVGVNEEFITSARLDNLLSCYVGMSALMETSYPMIVACMDHEEVGSDSHVGAGGTFLEETLRRIAGESFTTLMRRSVMVSCDNAHAQHPNFPSKHDSEHAPILNQGVAIKINSNQRYATSSRTMGRFVQCAHSLHVPTQTFVTRSDLGCGSTIGPITSTRLGVETIDVGVPTLAMHSIRELSGVNDAYGLYRILMHLGDF
- a CDS encoding Txe/YoeB family addiction module toxin, producing MVEYKILYSKEAQKDAKNLSAAGLADKAKELIEIIKCNPFQTPPSYEKLVGNLSGAYSRRINIKHRLVYQVIEETKTVRILRMWSHYGE
- a CDS encoding type II toxin-antitoxin system Phd/YefM family antitoxin, translated to MTKVITASQARSDIYNLIDETAQSHEPIIITGKRHNAVMVSQEDWKAIEETLYLTSIPNMAQSITEAMNAPDSEFSETVEW
- the dnaE gene encoding DNA polymerase III subunit alpha produces the protein MSTVPPFTHLHLHTEYSLLDGANKISALAARVKELGMTSVAMSDHGNMFGAIDFYQQMRGAGLKPIIGMEAYIHNGEDLGDKTIKQRFHVCLFAKNEAGYKNLMYLSSQAYINGFYYFPRINKQLLRENSEGIICTSACLQGEVNWHLNTNSERNVKNGAGGYEEAKRIALEYKEIFGDDFYMEIMRHGIADQLFIDEQVIKISQETGIKLVATNDTHYTYADDAQYHEAFMCIGMNKLYDDPKRMRHSVHEFYIKSPEQMARLFADIPEALYNTQEIVDKCQLELKLGNPTPPNFKFTTEYALEEGLEIAEDSEYFIHRCRIGLEMRLEHVPAERHQEYRDRLEFEMQVINQMKFPGYMLIVWDFVREAKRMGIAVGPGRGSAAGSLVAYSLEITDIDPMKYDLLFERFLNPERVSMPDIDMDFMQARRGEIIDYVVRKYGREQVAQIITFGSLLAKGVIRDVARVLEMPLSQADMMAKLIPDELGITLNGKTKGGEFKPGAFQKEPKIQELIESDTQAARVWEFSKKLEGLKRNAGMHAAGVVISNEPLWKKTPIYKPSGEETFVTQYSLNYLEDIDLIKFDFLGLKTLDVIDNAIKLIKKRYDVDVNWHKIDENDPKVYEIIQSGDTIGMFQIESSGMQDLNRRLKPSLFEDLIAVLALYRPGPMESGMLDDFIERKHGRQAISYTFPSMEPILKPTYGVIVYQEQVMQIVQTVGGFSLGGADIVRRAMGKKKIEEMQKYNKEFSEGAQKQGLDYKKASELFDLIEKFAGYGFNKSHSAAYAMVTFQTAWLKTYYPQEFMAALLTSEKDNTDKVVKYIDEAKRMKIFLGAPDINHSQLEFSAINKDGQDQILFGLGAIKGVGEAAVESILEARAEGEFKDIQDFINRIEPQKVNKRVIECIIKAGGLDHFGYSRRALLEQVETLVETAKKGSSLKKDAQFSLFGDDEEVTAVELTLKNMDEFDLKTLLDFEKDTLGFYVSGHPLDNFRDQIDAINYTLSSEVENIEDGSSAIFIGKVEEITKKMSKKGSQFGLVSLMDFHGNIEVMLFSDKLEELEKMDLDEPIAFKVKVTHTEMFTRISVTKIMTLAEAKKEAKKVETKIVEAPQEPLLLRIRLSENLESLEKLYTLIRRHPGRRPIKLTIVSKLCDVVIDSAIRVDNKVIEELSALEDVDVV